In Sphingobium amiense, a genomic segment contains:
- a CDS encoding response regulator transcription factor, with translation MTFHILVAEDDRLLQGQLVRQLSDFGHEVETADDGGAALELLGRRAFDVVILDWKMPVMDGITVVRKLRDAGVTVPVLMLTAMGRVYDKVEGLEAGADDYVVKPVDPLELNARINALVRARRMSASPADTVSAGDIVVSPSRMQAWRGGDPLNLSQMEFRLLLELARNAGSVVTRPMLIEKIWGLSVVPAANVIEAHIRNLRVKLMERGDDPISTRRGIGYTLRA, from the coding sequence ATGACCTTCCATATCCTCGTTGCCGAAGATGATCGCCTGTTGCAGGGGCAGTTGGTCCGGCAGCTCTCCGATTTCGGGCACGAGGTCGAAACCGCCGATGACGGGGGCGCTGCGCTGGAACTGCTGGGCCGCCGGGCGTTCGATGTCGTGATTCTCGACTGGAAGATGCCCGTGATGGACGGGATCACCGTGGTGCGTAAGCTCCGGGACGCGGGAGTGACGGTTCCTGTCCTCATGCTGACCGCGATGGGCCGCGTCTATGACAAAGTGGAGGGGCTGGAGGCCGGGGCGGACGACTATGTCGTCAAACCGGTCGATCCTCTGGAGCTGAACGCGCGGATCAATGCACTGGTGCGGGCGCGCCGCATGTCGGCAAGTCCTGCCGATACCGTCAGCGCCGGGGACATCGTCGTCAGCCCGTCGAGAATGCAGGCCTGGCGCGGCGGCGATCCGCTCAACCTGTCGCAAATGGAATTCAGGCTGCTGCTGGAACTGGCGCGCAATGCGGGATCGGTCGTCACCCGGCCCATGCTGATCGAAAAAATATGGGGACTGAGCGTCGTGCCCGCTGCCAATGTCATCGAGGCGCATATCCGCAATCTGCGCGTGAAACTGATGGAGCGCGGCGATGATCCTATCAGCACCCGGCGCGGCATCGGCTACACGCTGCGGGCGTGA
- a CDS encoding methylenetetrahydrofolate reductase, with translation MSASMIHPNWERPPVHMMDGYSLEITAKDVDALAQASAAILPETPVAITFLPGETLEARVDAARQVRALGFEPMPHFSARRLVSGDDFETYLATVVREAGVTRSFVIAGDPAEAAGPYSDSMALIRTGAFERAGIRAVGIGGHPEGHPNMTAEQTFEVLVAKCREIEDRGMAPLIVTQFSFDAQPVLDWLLLLRARGIDAPVRIGVPGPAGIKTLMRFAARCGVGASAAVLGKYGISITKLLGTATPDRLVDALAKGLGPDHGKVRLHFYPFGGIAKTVEWINDYSARQ, from the coding sequence ATGTCGGCATCCATGATCCATCCCAATTGGGAGCGGCCGCCCGTGCACATGATGGACGGCTATTCGCTGGAGATTACGGCTAAGGATGTCGATGCGCTGGCGCAGGCGTCGGCGGCCATCCTGCCCGAGACACCGGTCGCGATCACGTTCCTGCCCGGCGAGACGCTGGAGGCCCGCGTTGATGCCGCGCGGCAGGTGCGCGCTCTGGGTTTCGAGCCGATGCCGCATTTTTCGGCGCGGCGTCTGGTTTCCGGCGACGATTTCGAAACCTATCTGGCGACGGTAGTGCGCGAAGCGGGCGTCACGCGCAGCTTCGTCATCGCCGGCGATCCCGCCGAAGCCGCCGGTCCCTATTCCGACAGCATGGCGCTGATCCGCACGGGCGCGTTCGAACGCGCGGGCATCAGGGCGGTCGGCATCGGCGGCCATCCCGAAGGCCATCCCAACATGACGGCAGAGCAGACGTTCGAGGTGCTGGTCGCCAAGTGCCGCGAGATCGAGGATCGGGGCATGGCGCCGCTGATCGTCACGCAGTTCAGCTTCGATGCGCAGCCGGTGCTCGACTGGCTGCTTCTGTTGCGCGCGCGCGGGATCGACGCGCCCGTCAGGATCGGCGTTCCGGGACCGGCGGGCATCAAGACACTGATGCGCTTTGCGGCCCGATGCGGCGTGGGCGCTTCGGCGGCGGTGCTGGGCAAATATGGCATCTCGATCACGAAATTGCTGGGCACGGCAACGCCGGACCGGCTGGTCGATGCGCTTGCCAAGGGGCTTGGTCCCGACCATGGCAAGGTCCGGCTGCATTTTTACCCGTTCGGCGGCATCGCGAAGACCGTCGAGTGGATCAACGATTACAGCGCGCGCCAGTGA
- a CDS encoding TonB-dependent receptor: protein MFDRITKATLLASAALVAMNAPVAIGQDQAPQTSTAADADMGLGEIVVTATKRETNLQETPIAMAVLGTEALKDRHVQSLYDLADGSVPSLRIATFEARQSALTIGIRGIVPLDANQPAREQGVGIYVDGVYLGRQHGLNAALFDVERVEVLKGPQGTLFGRNTEGGALSIVSKAPSGEWGGRLDAGIGNYGARTGSFHINLPKTAGFSIKLDGVIQHQDETTKNPLAGQVGWNYYNRKGLRAAVRWEPTSSITNDFSYDVAKDENTPFYSQLLNYNPNNCVAGPVANSPRCQLPGINYTTLSGTVRPVLPGVVINGDTRMKTADIGVPQQVSTDKTHGFTNNLRWTVSPEIELRSITAWRGVDVEQWDNSGGAHRPPIVNLTASCTQAAPCGFSRYSLAGLRQRQFTQELQAVGSVGSVDYVAGLFYFNEHVSDDASTPNSNGVYLNGQGQPVYVTLDPCRGSGGFGSIRGCRSIDRASEVWSKSYAAYGQLTWNATSQLHFTVGARYTQDKKRGVLHFFRNVNYDLPANAAIVAGNGYKPLDEKWNRFNPMATIAYDVTNDVHVYAKYATGYRAGGASSRTANYEAFDPEDVKSYEAGLKADFWDRRARFNLAAYMMDRKDSQIDISFIQFAGGSSVNVLRTINAGGTTKIRGIEADLTVQPVDGLTLNASYAYTYTKIPLVPITFTAGGVTSQPYLQQFYIPFTPRNAASGSVDYSLPIGGDAAVKFHVDANYAQATQAFDQFETKADASFLVNGRISFADLDVGYGRKLTLSVWGRNLFDKQYVFRRDPSNSLPAAPTTNITTGNIGNVLGDYGNFNAPRTFGAEASIRF, encoded by the coding sequence ATGTTTGACCGTATTACCAAGGCAACCCTGCTCGCCAGCGCGGCTCTTGTCGCGATGAACGCGCCTGTCGCCATCGGGCAGGATCAGGCGCCGCAGACGTCCACCGCTGCCGATGCCGACATGGGCCTTGGCGAAATCGTCGTCACCGCGACGAAGCGCGAAACCAATCTTCAGGAAACGCCGATCGCGATGGCGGTTCTGGGCACCGAGGCGCTGAAAGACCGCCACGTCCAGAGCCTCTACGATCTGGCAGACGGCTCCGTCCCGTCGCTGCGCATCGCCACGTTCGAGGCGCGGCAGAGCGCTCTCACCATCGGCATTCGCGGCATCGTACCGCTCGACGCCAACCAGCCCGCGCGCGAACAGGGCGTCGGCATCTATGTCGATGGCGTCTATCTCGGCCGCCAGCACGGCCTCAACGCCGCGCTGTTCGACGTGGAGCGCGTCGAGGTTCTGAAAGGGCCGCAGGGAACGCTGTTCGGCCGCAACACCGAAGGCGGCGCTCTCAGCATCGTCAGCAAGGCGCCGTCCGGCGAATGGGGCGGACGCCTCGACGCGGGCATCGGCAATTACGGCGCGCGCACCGGCAGCTTCCACATCAACCTGCCGAAAACCGCCGGGTTCAGCATCAAGCTGGACGGCGTGATCCAGCATCAGGACGAAACCACCAAGAACCCGCTCGCGGGACAGGTCGGCTGGAACTATTATAACCGCAAAGGCCTGCGCGCCGCGGTTCGCTGGGAACCGACCAGCAGCATCACCAACGATTTCAGCTACGATGTCGCGAAGGACGAAAATACGCCCTTCTACAGCCAGTTGCTGAACTATAACCCCAACAACTGCGTCGCCGGTCCGGTCGCCAACTCGCCGCGCTGCCAGTTGCCGGGCATCAACTACACCACGCTTAGCGGCACCGTGCGGCCCGTCCTCCCCGGCGTGGTCATCAACGGCGACACGCGCATGAAAACCGCCGACATCGGCGTGCCGCAGCAGGTCAGCACCGACAAGACGCACGGCTTCACCAACAATCTGCGCTGGACCGTGTCACCCGAGATCGAACTGCGCTCCATCACCGCGTGGCGCGGCGTCGATGTCGAACAGTGGGACAATTCAGGCGGCGCGCACCGTCCGCCGATCGTCAACCTGACCGCATCCTGCACGCAGGCCGCCCCGTGCGGGTTCAGCCGCTATAGCCTCGCGGGTCTGCGCCAGCGCCAGTTCACGCAGGAACTGCAGGCGGTCGGCTCGGTCGGCTCGGTCGATTATGTCGCTGGCCTCTTCTACTTCAACGAGCATGTCAGCGACGACGCGTCCACTCCGAACTCGAATGGCGTCTACCTCAACGGGCAGGGCCAGCCGGTTTACGTGACCCTCGATCCCTGCCGCGGCTCGGGCGGTTTCGGTTCGATCCGGGGCTGCCGCTCGATCGACCGCGCGTCCGAAGTCTGGTCCAAGAGCTATGCCGCCTACGGCCAGCTCACCTGGAACGCTACGTCCCAGCTCCACTTCACGGTCGGCGCGCGTTACACGCAGGACAAGAAGCGTGGCGTGCTGCATTTCTTCCGCAACGTGAACTACGACCTTCCCGCAAACGCCGCGATCGTGGCCGGCAATGGCTATAAGCCGCTGGATGAGAAGTGGAACCGCTTCAACCCGATGGCGACGATCGCCTATGACGTGACCAACGACGTTCATGTCTATGCGAAATATGCGACCGGCTATCGCGCAGGCGGCGCGAGTTCGCGCACGGCCAATTATGAGGCGTTCGATCCTGAAGACGTGAAATCCTACGAAGCGGGCCTGAAGGCCGACTTCTGGGATCGTCGCGCCCGGTTCAACCTCGCAGCCTATATGATGGACCGCAAGGACAGCCAGATCGACATCAGCTTCATCCAGTTCGCGGGCGGCTCCAGCGTCAATGTGCTGCGCACGATCAATGCGGGCGGAACGACCAAGATCCGCGGCATCGAAGCCGACCTGACGGTGCAGCCGGTGGACGGCCTGACGCTGAACGCCTCCTATGCCTACACCTATACCAAAATCCCGCTGGTGCCGATCACCTTCACTGCCGGGGGCGTGACCTCACAGCCCTACCTCCAGCAGTTCTACATCCCCTTCACGCCGCGTAACGCGGCGAGCGGGTCGGTCGATTACAGCCTGCCCATCGGCGGCGACGCCGCCGTCAAGTTCCACGTCGATGCGAACTATGCGCAGGCGACACAGGCTTTCGACCAGTTCGAAACCAAGGCTGACGCGTCCTTCCTGGTGAATGGCCGCATCTCCTTCGCCGATCTGGACGTGGGATATGGCCGCAAGCTGACCCTGAGCGTCTGGGGCCGCAACCTGTTCGACAAGCAATATGTGTTCCGCCGCGATCCGTCGAACAGCCTGCCCGCCGCGCCGACGACCAACATCACGACCGGAAACATCGGCAACGTGCTGGGCGACTACGGCAACTTCAACGCGCCGCGCACTTTCGGTGCCGAAGCCAGCATCCGCTTCTGA
- the purU gene encoding formyltetrahydrofolate deformylase yields the protein MTQYCTLTLQCADRPGLVADVAGLLAQQGGNITDAQQFNDRFTDRFFMRIEFAIADEKVESFRDAFAPLAELRGMEWALRLRSERQKVLLFVSKFDHCLGDLLYRWRIGEIAMDVVGIVSNHPRSVLTTSLIDDVPYHHLPVTKDSKAEQEAQIKALVEESGADLVVLARYMQILSDDLAGFLSGRCINIHHSFLPGFKGAKPYHQAYDRGVKMIGATAHYVTADLDEGPIIHQDVEAINHGDTPDDLVRKGRDIERRVLATAVQHHLQGRVFLNGARTVVFRA from the coding sequence GTGACCCAATATTGCACCCTGACCCTGCAATGCGCCGACCGTCCCGGCCTTGTCGCGGATGTCGCCGGACTCCTCGCGCAGCAGGGCGGCAACATCACCGATGCACAGCAGTTCAACGACCGCTTTACCGACCGCTTCTTCATGCGGATCGAGTTCGCGATCGCCGATGAAAAGGTCGAGTCGTTCCGCGACGCCTTCGCCCCGCTGGCGGAACTGCGCGGCATGGAGTGGGCGCTGCGGCTCAGGAGCGAGCGGCAGAAGGTGCTGCTGTTCGTGTCGAAATTCGACCATTGCCTCGGCGACCTGCTCTATCGCTGGCGGATCGGGGAAATCGCGATGGACGTGGTGGGCATCGTGTCCAACCATCCCAGATCGGTGCTGACCACATCGCTGATCGACGACGTGCCCTATCACCATCTGCCCGTCACAAAAGACAGCAAGGCGGAGCAGGAAGCGCAGATCAAGGCGCTGGTCGAGGAAAGCGGCGCGGATCTGGTCGTGCTGGCCCGCTATATGCAGATCCTGTCGGACGATCTTGCGGGATTTCTGTCGGGCCGCTGCATCAATATCCATCACAGCTTCCTGCCCGGCTTCAAGGGCGCCAAGCCCTATCACCAGGCCTATGATCGCGGCGTCAAGATGATCGGCGCGACGGCCCATTATGTGACCGCCGACCTCGACGAAGGGCCGATCATCCATCAGGATGTAGAAGCCATCAACCATGGCGATACCCCCGACGATCTGGTGCGCAAGGGGCGCGACATCGAACGCCGCGTGCTTGCGACGGCGGTGCAGCATCATCTGCAGGGCCGGGTGTTCCTGAACGGCGCGCGCACGGTCGTCTTCCGGGCCTGA
- a CDS encoding alpha/beta fold hydrolase → MLVRDAVPAILPGLMCDSRMFAAVLERLPGAVVIDGFYAGCDRIEAMAEYALARLPERIALIGHSMGARVALEIVRRAPERVERLALVDTGIHTVRAGEREKRYALYEKGCREGMIALVDEWLPPMVGEGALRDPALIARLHAMAVSSGLAVFRAQVEALLHRPDLSGLLPTIRCPTYAIVGREDLWSPVSQHEEIAAAIPGAQLRIVEGAGHMMPAEQPEAFSAVLAQWLAAPAQ, encoded by the coding sequence ATGCTTGTGAGGGATGCCGTTCCAGCGATTCTGCCGGGGCTGATGTGCGATTCGCGCATGTTCGCCGCCGTGCTCGAGCGCTTGCCCGGCGCGGTTGTCATCGACGGCTTCTACGCAGGCTGCGACCGTATCGAGGCGATGGCGGAATATGCGCTTGCGCGCCTGCCCGAACGGATCGCGCTGATCGGTCATTCCATGGGCGCGCGCGTGGCTCTGGAAATCGTCCGCCGTGCGCCCGAGCGGGTGGAACGGCTCGCGCTGGTGGACACGGGCATTCATACAGTCCGGGCCGGTGAGCGTGAAAAGCGCTACGCCCTTTACGAGAAAGGCTGCCGCGAAGGCATGATCGCGCTCGTCGACGAATGGCTGCCGCCTATGGTGGGGGAGGGCGCGCTGCGCGACCCGGCCCTGATCGCGCGGCTTCACGCCATGGCTGTGAGCAGCGGGCTTGCGGTGTTCCGGGCGCAGGTCGAGGCGCTGCTTCACCGCCCCGACCTGTCCGGTCTTCTCCCCACAATCCGCTGCCCGACCTATGCCATTGTCGGACGCGAAGATCTCTGGTCGCCCGTCTCCCAGCATGAGGAGATCGCCGCCGCCATCCCCGGCGCGCAGCTTCGCATCGTCGAAGGCGCGGGGCACATGATGCCCGCGGAACAGCCCGAAGCCTTCAGCGCGGTGCTGGCGCAATGGCTGGCGGCGCCGGCGCAATGA
- a CDS encoding cation:proton antiporter has product MSLASESWAVLADLLGPHGPVVNGVRAYTPSDFSVHFFLQIAVIIGVCRLVGWLGQRFLKQPQVVGEMIAGVLLGPSLLGLFFPEFQNALFPKETRNILYVGAQLGVGLYMFIVGLTLRLDHFQSKARSAAMVSAAGILAPFLFAVLITPTLLTVPGLFAPGISNGNATLFMGACIALTAFPMLARIINENGLAHSSLGTLTLTAGAFDDAASWCVLALVLAAFGAGPGVAVIAIGGAVLYAAFMLLLGRRLLAPLGRAVERRGSMSMQVLAITIALFCLSAFLMDAIGIHAIFGGFLIGVCMPRGLFVEQIKEKVEPIAVVLLLPMFFTYSGLNTRLDMVNSLDLLLLALGILAVSIMAKFGACYAAARIAGEDNRTALGIGALMNSRGLMELIIINIGLQKGIIQPALFSMLVLMAVITTVMATPLFEAVYGRRARASGLLEPVDPTLARAG; this is encoded by the coding sequence GTGAGTCTGGCAAGCGAATCCTGGGCTGTGCTGGCGGATCTGCTGGGACCGCACGGCCCGGTCGTCAATGGCGTCCGCGCCTATACGCCGTCCGATTTCAGCGTCCATTTCTTCCTCCAGATTGCGGTCATCATCGGCGTCTGCCGCCTTGTCGGATGGCTGGGGCAGCGCTTCCTGAAGCAGCCGCAGGTGGTCGGGGAGATGATCGCCGGCGTATTGCTCGGGCCGTCGCTGCTTGGCCTGTTCTTTCCCGAATTCCAGAATGCGCTGTTTCCCAAAGAAACACGCAATATCCTCTATGTCGGCGCGCAACTGGGTGTCGGCCTTTATATGTTCATCGTCGGCCTGACCCTGCGCCTCGATCATTTCCAGTCGAAGGCGCGCAGCGCCGCAATGGTGTCGGCAGCAGGCATCCTCGCCCCATTTCTCTTCGCGGTGCTCATCACGCCGACACTCCTCACGGTGCCCGGCCTCTTCGCGCCCGGCATCAGCAACGGCAACGCGACCCTGTTCATGGGCGCATGCATCGCGCTGACCGCCTTTCCCATGCTGGCGCGCATCATCAATGAAAATGGTCTGGCCCATTCGTCGCTGGGCACGCTGACCCTGACGGCGGGCGCGTTCGACGACGCCGCTTCCTGGTGCGTGCTGGCTCTGGTGCTCGCCGCGTTCGGGGCCGGACCTGGCGTGGCGGTGATCGCGATCGGCGGTGCCGTGCTCTATGCGGCGTTCATGCTGCTGCTGGGCCGGCGGCTGCTGGCGCCGCTCGGCCGCGCGGTGGAGCGGCGCGGCAGCATGAGCATGCAGGTGCTGGCGATCACCATAGCGCTGTTCTGCCTGTCCGCGTTCCTGATGGACGCCATCGGCATCCACGCGATCTTCGGCGGTTTCCTGATCGGTGTCTGCATGCCGCGCGGCCTGTTCGTGGAGCAGATCAAGGAGAAGGTCGAACCCATCGCCGTCGTGCTGCTCCTGCCGATGTTCTTCACCTATTCCGGGCTGAACACGCGGCTCGACATGGTCAATTCGCTCGACCTGCTGTTGCTGGCGCTCGGCATATTGGCCGTTTCGATCATGGCGAAATTCGGAGCATGCTATGCCGCCGCGCGGATTGCGGGAGAAGATAACCGCACGGCGCTGGGCATCGGCGCGCTGATGAACTCGCGCGGCCTGATGGAACTCATCATCATCAACATCGGCTTGCAGAAGGGCATCATCCAGCCTGCGCTCTTTTCGATGCTGGTGCTGATGGCCGTCATCACGACCGTGATGGCGACGCCGCTGTTCGAGGCCGTCTATGGCCGCAGGGCGCGGGCGTCAGGCCTGCTGGAGCCAGTAGACCCCACGCTGGCGCGGGCGGGCTAG
- a CDS encoding dihydroneopterin aldolase: MSGIKVKVRDLPLLADIGINPDEIGRRQPLVVTVELSLVPGSVEGIADTVDYRRIAQAAEDLAAVHIPLIETFAQRLGALCLQFPRVVEARVAIDKPFALTRGLAGVEVTVRRGDAASEE, translated from the coding sequence GTGTCGGGCATTAAGGTGAAGGTGCGCGACCTGCCGTTGCTGGCGGACATCGGCATCAATCCGGACGAGATCGGGCGGCGCCAGCCGCTCGTCGTCACGGTCGAACTGAGCCTCGTCCCCGGCAGCGTCGAGGGCATAGCCGACACGGTCGATTATCGCCGGATCGCGCAGGCGGCCGAGGATCTGGCGGCCGTCCATATCCCGCTGATCGAAACCTTCGCGCAGCGTCTGGGCGCATTATGCCTGCAATTCCCCCGCGTCGTCGAAGCGCGGGTCGCCATCGACAAACCATTCGCACTTACACGCGGCCTTGCCGGGGTGGAGGTGACGGTGAGGCGAGGTGATGCGGCTTCCGAAGAATAG